GCGCTCACTACCATTAATACATGCACTGACTCATCTAACCCCCAAGATATCTCTACTACGGTGGGCAGTATGATTCTCTCCATTTTAGAGGTGAGGAAATTGGGCACAGGGCAGTTAAGAGCCTTATCTAGGGTTACCCACGCAGATCTGCTTATTCACATCTGCAGACAGAGAGCATAAATTTTCATATGCAAACAAAGGACaaggcacacacatacacacacacacacacacacatgcacacacagaatgACAACGCCAGACTCATTCCCTCATGGATTCTCGAGGCATCAATCCTGTGCCAGGCCTTTAATAGGGGTAGAAGGCAGAGATAATCAGACATGATTCTATAGCCTAGGGGAGCCTGGAATAGTCTGTGTATTTTGAGACAGTTATGTGGAATCTGGGATCATTGAAACAGACCCACTGTATCTGGGAAGGTAAAGAGGAGAGGCATTAGGAAAACTTCTCCAAGGAGAGGGCAACAGAATGGGGTCTTAAAGCACGAATAGAAGTTTGCCTGGAGGCAGAGCAACCCTGACATGCTATTGATTTTAACCAAAAGGCAGCATGAGGAACTCCAAGTACTTTACTATATCGAAGGACAGGAAGAGGCCAGAGAAGGCGGATGGGACCTGGTCTCCTGCAGCCTCAAATGCCAAGCTAAAGGCTTTGGATGTCATTCTGCGGACAGCTCTCCTATGCGGAGACAATATGGCTGAGTGGTTAAAAGTGCTGGACTCACACAGCCTGTGCTCAAACCTTGGTTCTGCTAAACATTTTAGCCTGCTCCCTTACGGACTGAGGTTAATAACAGTAGCCACTGCATTAAGCTAATGGGAGGAAAGCACAAATAAGATAATAATGTGTGTAGGTACAGTGTTTGGCTCATAATAAGTACTTAacagctattattactattactagtGATAGGGGAGTGTGTCACTGGAGCATTTTAAGTAGGAGAAGGGCATAATCTTATTTCTGGGAGAAGATGGAGGTCAGATTGGAAGGAGTGAAACTGACAATGAGGGCAGAGGGATGAGGAAGGACGTTACTACCCCAGGCCAGATGAGAACCCATGAGGCCTGAAGTAAGGCAGTGGCGGAGGACAGGAGAGAACAGGAGATGGAATGGGATTTTATTGTAGGTCAGGATTTGTTGACCAACCGGAAATGGGGGTAGTTAGGGGTGAGAAAGATCGGGGTGGCTCTTCCACTGACTGGATTACCCTGGGGCAAATGGCTTCTGCTCtttccagcctcagtttccttatctgtaaaacggAGATAATAATCCCTGTCCTGCTCTCCTGACAGGGTTATGGGAGGATGGGTGGAAGAACACTTTATAGTTCATGAATGGCCGAGAAGGTGGGCGGCCGCCTTTGGTAGGGGATTATTATCTGAGCTTCACGCCAGCCCAAGGCCTGACGCGCTGACACCTATCCTCAGGCCCTCGGAACCTCCACATGCTGCAGATCTCCTACTTCCGCGACCCCTATCAAGTGTGGCACCGGGGCAACGCGTCGCTGGGGGGACTAACGACGCACGTGCTGGAAGGCCAGGGCACCAACGTCACGATCCTCCAGCTGCAGCCCTTGGAGGAGCCCGAGAGCTGGGCGCGCAGAGAGCGCCGCCTGAAGACCTACCTGGACGAGTTCAACCTGCTGGTGCGGCTGGTGCACCAGGAGCGGCGCGTGAACTGTGAGCGGCGCTCgcgcgcggagggggcggggcggcccgggcgAGGGGCGGGGAGGCCTGTGGGAGGGACTCGATGAGGGCGGGCCTTGGGGAAACGGGGCGGGGCCTTTTGTAAGGGGCGGGGTTCCAGGAGGGTCTCTTGGATAGCCGGCGCCTCGTGGGTTGGCCCGCTCTGAGGAGCCCAGGTGTCAGGCACCTGCCTTCGCTGATCGCAGGGTGGGAGCCTGAAGAGGAGTGAGTGTCCAAGTTGCGGGCCCTCTGTCAGGCCCTCTTCTTGCATGGCCTCGGGGTTGACCTGTTGCTAGACCCTGTCCCTGATCCACCCTAAACCCCATTTTGGTGGACTTCCTCCCACACCTGGCGCCCTTCCTACGCAGCACTCTCACCCTGAATTCCCCATCCACAGTTCCTCTGACCATTCGCTGCTCCCTGGGCTGTGAGCTGCCTCCTGAGGGCTCTCCAGCCCACGTCTTCTTTGAAGTGGCTGTGAATGAGAGCGCCTTTGTGAGTTTCCAGCCAGAGAAAGCCTTATGGGTGGCAGGGCCCCAGGTACCCTCCAGAGTGGTCACCTACACTCTGCATCAGCTCAACTCCTACAATCGTACTCGGTACGAACTGCGAGAATTCCTGCAAGACACCTGTGTCCAGTACGTGCAGGAACACAATGCTTCAAAAAACTCAAAAGGTATGACGGGATCAGGAATGGGCCTGTGTATTGAGTGGGTTCCATGCAAATGGATAGACCTAAAGGATGGATACCTTGAGCAACAGGAGGCCCAAGGCTGGGGGTTTGAGACAGAGTATATACAGCTTATGTCACTTAAGAGAACTAGCCCTCTTCCTTGGGTAGAAATCCTTTAGGGTTTGACTCAAACCATGGACAAGAATCTCAGAGGTATTTCTTCAGGCTAACTCTGTGCATGTTCTGCAGGGAGCCAAACAGGACGCTCCTACACCTCTCTGGTCCTGGGTGTCCTGGTGGGCAGTTTCATCATCGTTGGTGTGGCTGTAGGCATCTTCCTGTGCACAGGTGGACGGCGGTGTTGATCACTCTCCAGCCCCCTCTGAGAAAGAGCTGGACTGATGAGGCTGGCAAGGAAAGATCTCAGCTTACTGCAAAACCAAAGAGATTCCCCATCTGGGACGTTATATCCCAGAAGGTTTGGAGTGGCAGCTCCTCTCCCTGATCTGCCCACCAAGAATTTGGGGgcggggaaggagagggaggaagttAGGTAGACAGAGTTGAAGTTGCATGCTTTGCTGAATTGGTCTGAGAAGCGAATTCTTATCTTTGTGGAAAACAGATGATGGagttgggtgggggtggaggaggtcTATGGCCCATCTTTCAAAGGCAGAATCACCTGAGACATTCAAACCACCTAATAAATACAAGAAGTCTATCCACAACCAAAATAAACAACATTCAATGCTTCCAGGCATGGCAGACTTGGAAAGGGATGCTGGTATAATAGAGGTAGACAGAGATATCCAGAGAAATGGTGAAcgtgtaaaatagaaataatatggGAACAGAGAATTATCAATtacttaataatattattaataaattccTTACTTATGTATATGGCATTATTTATTCCCCCTCTACTTTGCAAAACTTCTGGAAAATTAGCCTATACCTTTTGCTTCTACTTCCTCAGCTCTAGCTCACTCCTAAACCACTACAGCCTGACTTCCCTATAAACTGCTCTAAGATCATCAATGACCTTCAATTGTAAACTCTTCATCCCACCTGATATATGCAACATTTCCCTTTGTGGACTAGAACTCTCTTCTTACCCTAACTTCTGAGATACCATACTTCTAATTTTTAGAAACTGTTCTGGCCACTCAGTAGATCCTTTTGCCTTTGTCGTCTTACTCAATTCACCTTGGAAATGTGGCTTCCTTAGAATTccattttttggcttttcttgttCCCATTTAAATTGTACCCTTTGTGGATGACCTACTAATTCCCATGGCTTCATATGCCATCTATCTGTGTTTTTCATGGGGAAGCAGTATAATCCTGTCTTTGAAAGCAGGCATTTTGTCATCAGACATGAGTTTTACGTCTTTGAGTCAGGCATTTAACTTCctcaagtctcagtttcctcataaaCAAAgggtataataaaatatacaaaaatggtataataaaaatagcacctacctcatagAGACATTAtgagtatgaaataaaaatacacaaataatataacatatgtatgctcaataaatgtagcACCTGCTGCTGACCTCCAGACCCCCACATTTGCATTGATTCTTGAAAATCATCTCCACCTTAATATTTTGCAGACATTTCTGAGTCAACATGTTCTAAATTAGATTCCTTATCTTTCTCCCCAAACCTATTCTCTCTCCTCTATGTCTACTATCAGTTAAACAGAATTACTATCAAATCATATTAGTGTAGAGACCTCAGTGTTAACCTGTATTTACTCCCTCTTCATCCCCACCTACAGAATATAGTATCTTTAGAATACTCTATTTCCacagtcttgctttttttcaaGATATGGTCACTCGTCTCTTTCTCTGTGGCAGGCATGAGGGTGTACCATGAGGTTCTACCTTCAAAGAAAGACTAGCCATTTTACTACAGGGAGTTGAGGCAGCAGATAGCCTCCAGCTGCTTCATTTCCTTTAGTGTCTGCCTCACCTGCAGGGAACAGTCCTGCGGGAGGTCATGTTCCTCCTGGGGCTGTCCTCATCTGGTGACTGAGGAAAGCAAGGGTGTAGAGGTTCAGCCATTCTGGCCCACTGCAGGACAATTCTGATAAGCAGTATTCACTCCAGAGCTCCTTGTCAGGTGAGCTGGATCTCTGTCAGATGTACATTTCAGTTTGACTTCTCCCTCTATTCAATCCTACTTCCTTTTCCTAGTTAGTATCTTCTACCTCAAACTGTCTATCTGCTTCTGGAAAACCCAACCTGTGACTgacaatctttctttctttcttcctttctttttctctctctctcgattgAGAAAATTTCTCAATCTTGTACGTGGACTATGGCAGTGGCCTCCTCCTAACTATTCTCCTGGTCTCTAACTTCTCTGAGTTCTTATTCATCTACAtggcaataaacaaacaaacaaacatagattTGATCATGTCATCATTGTTCTGCCTTGTGAATTCCACAATACTTAGTGAGCTAAATTAAGAATCCGCAAAATGATATTCAAGGCTTTGTACAATCTGGCCTCATCCAAAGTTTCAAATTTTATATCCTACCACTTTCCTTCACCCACTTGTGCTTTAgattatcaattttaaaaagcatctttttaaataacagaagcAATACAACACAGAAATTTACAAAGAAAGttttacaaagagaaaagtgaaagacctatgctttctccttctccccaacccTTATCACAACAGTATGCCAAGATTCTTAGTTTCCATCAATGAAAACCAATTCTGccaacttaaaaaagaaataaacatatcgGGAGGTTATCAAGTAATCCTCAGTTTGATAGGAAGGCTAGCTAATCAAGCTCAGAAAATAGAACCAGGAATCTCAGCCAAAGTCACAGCACAGGAATGGTTTAGGTAAGGAGACCACAGCTGGAACCACTACCTCCCTCACCACTGCATGCTGCTATCCTAAATGAATTCTACTCTGTCCCCTGTGTTTTTATACTATTTATTCAAGATTCAAAGTCTTGGTGGGAACATCCAAATGACCAAGCCTAAATCATGTTGCCCTTGCCTTAGCCGCAAGAGGGGAAAAGGGAAACTTTATGAGATGTAGCAAGATTAGGGGGCAATGTATAGCTGTAAGTACCTATATAAAAAAGAAGTATCTCAAGTCAATAATCTTACTTTCCACctaaagaaggtagaaaaagaggAGTAATCCAAACCTTAATcaagcagagaaagggaaataataagtattagagaaaataaataaaatagagactagaaaaacaataaagaaaatcaataaaaccttttttgttgaaaagatcaataaaattatcAAGACTTTAGGTAGACttgctgattaaaaaaatgagatcaaattacaaaaatgttacagaaattacattagaaaaataaaaatggttataagGAATACTACGAACAACTATATGCCTAGCAAATTAGATAACTGGGATGAAATGAACAAGTTCCTAGACAGTGCTTGACACAGAtgcagaagaaatagaaactctaaataaatatgtaataaataaagaaattgaattagtcaTTTTAGAACTTCctacaaagaaaagcccaggcccAAATTACTTCACTAGGGAATTCCACtacatttaaaggagaattaaCATCGATCCTTgataaactcttccaaaaaataaaagaggaagaaatacttTCCAGGCCATTCTATGAAGTCAGTTTTATCTTGACACTAAAACCACAAAGAGACCTCAGAAGACAAATCCTTAACTAAATCCTagcaatacataaaaatgattatacactgatcaagtgagatttatctcAGGGATGCCAAGTTAGTTCAACATATGAAAGTTAATTAGTATAATacaccatataaataaaataatggcaaaacccatacaatcatctcaatagatgcagaacaagcatttgataaaatccaatacTTTATCATGATAACagcactcaacaaactaggaatataGAGGAACTTGTTCAACCTGATAAAAGTTACCTAAAATCCCatagctggggcacctgggtggctcagtgattcagcgtctgcctttggctcaggtcatggtcctggggtcctgggatcgagtactgcaccaggcttcccgcagggagcctgcttcttcctctgcctatgtttctgcctctttctctgtctctcatgaataaataaataaggtctttaaagtaaaataaaataaaatcccacagctaacatcatacttgatgAAATATTGAAACTTTCCCCCCTagaatcagaaacaagacaaggatttctcctttttctacttAATTTCAACATGTATTATATTTGAGATTCTAGCCTGATGActcaggcaaggaaaagaaataaaaggcatctggattggaaagaagaaagtgaaggtATACCTATTCAGaaatgacatgatcttgtatatagaaaatcctaaagaatctacACAAGAAAAAACCTTGTTTATTAGATCTGATAGACCAGTTTAGTAAGGTTGCAGAAAtcaatatcaatatataaaaatcaactgtagggcagcctgggtggctcagcagtttagcgccacctttggcccaggccgtgatcctggagatccaggatcaagtcccatgtctggctccctgcatggagcctgcttctccctctgcctgtgtctctgtctctctctctgtctctctcatgaataaataaataaataaaattttaaaaatcaactgtatttctatgcACTAGCAATGgacaatccaataatgaaatttaaaagagaattctaggggcacctgagtggctcagttaattaaacatctgattcttcATCTTaggatcatgaattcaagccccatgttgggttctacACTAGGTATggagcctatttttttttcaaagattttacttatttattagagagattgagagtgaaCACAGGCAGGGCGAGCatcagggacagagggaaaagcagggccctcgctgagtggggagcccagtgcagggctacatcccaggactccaagatcatgacctgagccaaagtcagacacttaactgagccaccctgacaccCCTggggcctactttaaaaaataaaagagaggggagcctgcttctccctctgcccctcctctgtttatgctcactctctcactctctccctgtttctctcaaataaataaaatattttttaaaaaatggatcaaagagggtagccccagtggtgcagtggtttagcgccgcctgcagctcagggcgtgatcctggagactctgaattgagtcccacatcaggctcttgcatggagcctgcttctccccctgcctgtgtcttctgcctctcattctctttctgtgtccctatgaataaataaataaaatactttttaaaaaatggatcaaagaaaaaaatgggatgccttgggatgcctaggtggctcagtggtttgagcgtctgcctctggctcagggtgtgatcccagagtcctgggatcaagtcccacatcgggctccctgcatggagcctgcttctccctctgcctatgtctctgcctctctctctgtgtgtgtgtttctaatgaataaataaaatcttttaaaaaatggatcaaagacctaaatatatgaTCCAAAGCCATAACATTCTTGggacacccagctggctcagttggtagagcatgcaacccttgtTCTTCGGTTAGTGACTTCAACCTCCACATTtgatgtagagattgcttaaaaataaaatctgtaaaaaatccATAAGTGTAAATATTTGTCTTAGATTAAGCAATAGTTTCTTAGCTGTGTtacaaaaagcacaaacaacaaaagaaagaaaaatagatgaattggacttcaccaaaataaaaatacttttgtgcTTCCCAGGGTACTATTAATAAAGTGAAAAGGCACTCCAcaagatagaagaaaatatttgtaaattacatATCTCATAAGGatctagtatccaaaatatagaaaggacTCTTACAACACagcaatgaaaagacaaataacccaattacaaataggcaaaggatttgaattgACACTCCTCAAAGATATACTAGTgggcaataagcacatgaaaagatgctcaacattattaatcattaaggaaatgcaaatcaaaattgcaATGAGATACTAATTCACACCAtccagaatggctataataaaaaagacagacaatagtaacaagtgttgacaaggatgtggaaaaagtaGAACCCTTATacagtgctggtgggaatgtacaaATGGTGTAGCCATTTTGGAATACATTTGACAGTTCCTAAAAATTCATCAGAGAGTTACCATAAGACTCAGCAGTTCCACTCTCATACTCAAGAGAATAGGACACACATGTCTATAAATAtacttgtatgtgaatgttcacagcagcattattcataacagaaaaatgtgaaaacaatccaagtgtctattaattgatggatggataaacaaaatggtaTGGTATGTGtgtacaacagaatattatgttgcctgaaaatgaatgaagtactaatatatgttacaatatgaatgaaccttgaaaacattataaaccaaagaagaaagcaaCCACAAAGAACCTTGTCTTGTAtgttccacttacatgaaatttcCAGAAGAGGCAATCCATAGATCCAGAAAGTAGATTAGCAGTGCCTAATGCTGGGGGAATGGAGTGGTGAATGAGAGTCATGACTAAAGGATACACAGTTTCTTTTTTGGAGTTATGAGAATATCCTAAACTTACATTGTGGTGATGGATGCACAGTTctgaatttagtttaaaaaaacacacactgaattgaggggcacctgggtggctcagtcagttgagtgtctgactctcggtttcagctcaggtcatgatctcagggtcatggaatcgagccccacatcttgagttccatgctcagtggggagtctgcttgggattctctctccctctccctttgcccctcccccctgcttgctctctctcacacaaataaataaataaatctttttaaaaacccactgaattgtatactttgaaTGAATTTTATGACATatgaattacatttcaataaaaatattacaaagggGTAACAAGAAAACAATCTtgaatatgaagaaagaaaacaatacctGCTTAGATCAGCAGCCATCtaaaaatgctaataattattagaaagagagagtgagagagcctCTGGAGTTAGATTAGTCCACAGTGTGATGGACCTTCCACTGTGTCCACAGGGAGGAATAGGAGGTAAATGATCAAATATTAGACCTGAACACCCTTGTCCTGATGGCAAAATTGAAGCTGGGAAGGACCAAGTAGCATACCCATGAACAAGAGCTGGAACTAGAGCCTGGGACTTCTAACATGTTCCTGAGCTATTCCTGTGACCCCAtgccctgggagggggcaggaggcccaAGTTGAAGGAGGAGTAACGGGATTCTCTGGAAAGCTCATATCCATATCCAAAAGCAGGAGAGGTAAAGTCAGGAGAACAGTAGGCTGAGTATGTCTTGACCCTTTAGGGCCAGAAGTATGATCCTCATGTCCAGGATATTCTACAACACggaatagaaatagaatagaaatagagaGTGAATAGAGTGAATAGAAAGCTCAtgtgcggggatccctgggtggcgcagcggtttggcgcctgcctttggcccagggcgcgatcctggggacctgggatcgagtcccgcatcggggtcccggtgcatggagcatgcttctccctctgcctgtgtctctgcctctctctctctctctctgtgtgtgactatcataaaaaaaaaaagaaagaaagaaagctcatGTGCTCATGCTTATCCATGTGAATGTTTGTTCATAGCTGTGCGACCTTGGTTGATAAGTCAGTGCTCCTTTCTGAAAGGGAATGTGTAATTTCTAAGATACCTTCCTGCTCTGATAACCAGGATTCTAAGTCCCTAAGTCCAGACTGCTGGCACTTGGGCAACTAGAAGTGTCCTAAAAGTGCCCTTGTTCTCGGAATAACCTCAGAATATTTGGCTTAGGCCTGTCCCCTGACAGACTCCTGGAGGTCATGTTGGAGTTTACACAAGAATTAAACAAATctggaataaatataaacaagtgGCTCTGCAGTGTATTCTAAAAATCTCCTTCTGTGTGGCTTGTATTTCTGTGTTCCTCTACCTTGTAATTCAGTTTAATgtttatcttttgattttatgCCTCCTGTCAGGCAGCCTGAGGTTTAGAGTTTTGTACCCAATACAGCTAACTGTTGCTGGGGCTTAATTTGATGCAAAGCGTTCTAACTGCTCTCAGGGATGCAGAAAGGGGTAAAACATGATCCCTGCCCAGGAGCTTATGGTCTAGAGGAAGATATgtacaagaaatgaaaaaggtaCAAAGTAATTATGAGCTATGTATTGAGGGAAAGGATCAGGGAAAGCTGCAGAGAGGTCATATATTTCATTTGGGccttgaagaaagagaattttactAGGTGGAAAGGAGAAAGATGGTTTCTCCCTCTTAGGCTAAGATCTTTGAGGGAAgaataatatcttatttattaacATGTTCCTGACACTGAGCATAATACCTAACTCAAGGAAAGAGCCCAGTACATCTTTGTTCAGTAAGTGAATAATGAGTGGGTTCTTGCACAAAGTCCAAGGGGTGAAAGTACACTGTATATTTGGGGAATGGTAAATGGTCTGATGGGGCTGCTCTGAAATAAGTTTATGGAAGAAAATGTGGGAGATGAGATGAAACACTTGGGTATCAGATTAAGAATGGTaggctgagggcagcccgggtggctcagcggtttagcgctgccttcagcccagggtgtgatcctggagacccaggatcgagtcccacattgggctccctgcatggagcctgcttctctctctctctctctctctctctctctctctctgtctcttattaataaataaataaaatcttaaaaaaatggcagGCTAAGAAGTTATACTTAATTATATAGGCTAACTATAGGTTATCCATTTCTTTGTCTAGGGAAATAATACCTTTGTTCAACTTCATATTCTTAATATCTAGAACAGCCACAGGGATTTAGAAGATAGACAACAAATGGCTAGATTAATGAATGAACTAAAGACTTTTGAGAAAGGAAGTTATTTCATCCTATCTCAGGTTCTTACTACTACTAATCCTTCACTTgcaattttagaaaaagtttttagaaaaagttttatatgcagttttagaaaagtttagaaaagttatagaaatatttttattctattatctCGTTAAAAATTTGGCTGATCCACCCAACAAGTTCATCGGGAAAGAAGGGCAGATGTTATTCTCATTTCCTGGCCAATCTTGTGAAACTGAATGAAGGAAATCTCATTCAAAATgatgggagggggtggaggggggtcaCCTGGGTGATTCTGTGGGCTAACGGGGTCttactcttggttctggctcaggccctgatctctgGGTTATGAGATCCATCCCCAGgtagggctctatgctcagtgcggagtctgcttaggattctctccacacctccccccccccccgcctctctcccctgctcattcactctctccctctaaaattaaaaaaaaaaaaaaaaaaaaggagtctttaaaaataagtaaatagggatgcctgagaGGTTTAGCGGTTGAGCTACTGCCTTCGGttctgggcgtgatcccagggtcccagatggAGTCCTGTATCGGCCTCACGGCGGGGATCCTACTTCTCACTCGGcctatgtctgcttctctgtgtttctcatgaataaataaataaaatattttaaaaataaaacaaacaaacaaataaataaatttatagtaaataataaataaatatttatttatttttaaagatcctatttatttattcacgagagacagagagagaggcagagacacaggcagagggagaagcaggctccatgcagggagcccgacgcgagactcgatcctgggtctccaggatcacactctgggcggaaggcggtgctaaaccgctgagccacccgggctgcccaaatttatttctttttaaaaatggaccgggaggccagcagggggagcaCTCACCCATTACCAACACTGTCCATTGCGGATCCTAACGTGAAGAAACAGATCTTGCATTCCCAGCAAGAGAAAGCCTGCTTTACTGCTCCAGGCAAGAGGCTGGAAGATTTTCTCCTGGCCCAAGAATAACCAGGCCAATAAGAAACTGCCACAACTCCCCCAATGAGAAGCCATCACCACCCTGAACTCTCACTTTGCTCAAATGGACTTTCCTTCAAAGTAATCCCTCCcaacttcctcctcttttctctgtaAAGTAccattcctctcctttgttctcctgACTTGCCTATGGTTTCACCCTAGTTTACTGGTCCCAAATTGCAACAATCAAAAATCAGtgaatgtgggatccctgggtggctcagcggttcagcgcctgcctttggcccagggtgtgatcctggagtcctaggatcgagtcccgcggcgcgatccaggca
This region of Canis lupus dingo isolate Sandy chromosome 24, ASM325472v2, whole genome shotgun sequence genomic DNA includes:
- the PROCR gene encoding endothelial protein C receptor, translated to MLTTLLPLLCLLLLPSWAFCSQEASDGPRNLHMLQISYFRDPYQVWHRGNASLGGLTTHVLEGQGTNVTILQLQPLEEPESWARRERRLKTYLDEFNLLVRLVHQERRVNFPLTIRCSLGCELPPEGSPAHVFFEVAVNESAFVSFQPEKALWVAGPQVPSRVVTYTLHQLNSYNRTRYELREFLQDTCVQYVQEHNASKNSKGSQTGRSYTSLVLGVLVGSFIIVGVAVGIFLCTGGRRC